Proteins from one Psychromonas sp. psych-6C06 genomic window:
- a CDS encoding alkaline phosphatase family protein: MNNKVILVVLDGLNQKVAQQCMGYLSGLIEHKMASQYTLTSELPSLSRPLYECILTGVAPVKSGIVHNNITRNSHLASVFSLAKEQNKKTAAAAYHWVSELYNISPYNAQRDRHTNDHDLNIQHGIFYHWDHYPDEALFLDGEYLRTQYDPDFLLIHPMNIDDAGHQYGLDSAQYRNTARHADIVLSEFMPKWIAQGYQIVITSDHGMNNDKTHGGTLQEEREVPLYFIGEQFSHHATIIKQTELCGVLCELLGLAHTKPFNKECLL; the protein is encoded by the coding sequence ATGAATAATAAGGTGATTCTTGTTGTTCTTGATGGCTTAAATCAAAAAGTAGCCCAGCAGTGCATGGGCTACTTATCTGGTTTAATAGAGCACAAGATGGCAAGTCAATATACGTTAACGAGTGAGTTACCCTCACTGTCTCGCCCTTTATACGAATGTATTTTAACGGGGGTGGCACCAGTTAAAAGTGGCATCGTACATAACAACATCACGCGTAACTCACACTTAGCATCGGTCTTTAGTTTAGCGAAGGAGCAGAATAAGAAAACAGCAGCCGCTGCCTATCATTGGGTCAGTGAGCTATATAATATTTCTCCTTATAACGCGCAGCGTGACCGCCATACTAATGATCATGATCTGAATATTCAGCACGGTATTTTTTATCATTGGGATCATTATCCCGATGAAGCTTTGTTTCTTGATGGTGAATACCTGCGCACACAATACGACCCAGATTTTTTACTTATTCATCCAATGAATATTGATGATGCCGGCCATCAATATGGTTTAGATTCTGCACAATACCGTAATACGGCTCGTCATGCAGATATTGTTCTCTCTGAGTTTATGCCTAAGTGGATAGCGCAAGGTTATCAAATAGTTATCACCAGTGATCATGGTATGAATAACGATAAAACTCATGGTGGAACACTTCAGGAAGAGCGTGAAGTACCGCTTTATTTCATTGGTGAGCAGTTTAGTCATCACGCTACGATCATCAAACAAACAGAGCTTTGTGGAGTGTTATGTGAATTATTGGGACTGGCGCATACAAAACCCTTTAATAAGGAATGTTTACTGTGA
- a CDS encoding pyrimidine dimer DNA glycosylase/endonuclease V, giving the protein MNIFILDDEITRCAQYHCDQHVVKMILESVQLLCTALNKKGFETPYKSTHIKHPSVLWVEKSYDNFLWLKALTIALNDEYKFRYDKTEDHKSMATLKKIEGITFPAIGLTPFPQAMPEQFKVPNDAITAYRNFYNGDKARFAKWTKRNPPHWFNSSFDG; this is encoded by the coding sequence ATGAATATTTTTATTTTGGATGATGAGATCACGCGTTGTGCGCAATATCATTGCGATCAGCATGTCGTTAAGATGATCTTAGAAAGCGTACAGCTGTTATGTACCGCTCTGAATAAAAAAGGATTTGAAACGCCTTATAAATCCACTCATATTAAACATCCTTCAGTATTATGGGTTGAAAAATCCTACGATAATTTTTTATGGTTAAAAGCCTTAACCATTGCGCTAAACGATGAATATAAGTTTCGCTATGATAAAACTGAGGATCATAAATCGATGGCAACATTGAAAAAAATAGAAGGCATTACGTTTCCTGCTATCGGGTTAACTCCTTTCCCACAGGCAATGCCAGAGCAGTTTAAAGTCCCTAATGATGCCATCACTGCCTATCGAAACTTTTATAACGGCGATAAAGCGAGATTTGCGAAATGGACAAAACGTAATCCACCTCATTGGTTTAATTCATCATTTGACGGTTAA
- a CDS encoding ABC transporter permease subunit, whose amino-acid sequence MQSSKQFVHKSVVYSISTLLFLPILATFIYSLSSSWGATILPDGFSFKWYNALLTDPRFIDAFGRSLLICLSALLLATVLVLPMIFVVFYYYPKLDKVMNLLILLPFAVPPVVSSVGLLQLYAGSSIQLIGTPWILIATYFTIALPFMYRAVANSFTAINLKDLIDAAHLLGASTTKAFLLIILPNLKKGLLASLFLSFSFLLGEFVFANILVGTRYETLQIYLYNMRQTSGHFTSALVMTYFAFIFLCTWLASRLTRGTNQ is encoded by the coding sequence ATGCAAAGTAGTAAACAATTTGTACATAAAAGTGTTGTTTATAGTATTTCTACATTACTTTTTTTACCGATATTAGCGACCTTTATTTACTCGCTCTCATCAAGCTGGGGAGCAACGATTTTACCCGATGGCTTTAGCTTTAAATGGTACAACGCCTTATTAACGGATCCGCGTTTTATTGATGCTTTTGGGCGTTCATTACTTATTTGTCTTAGTGCGCTGTTATTAGCGACGGTATTGGTATTACCGATGATTTTTGTGGTGTTTTACTATTACCCTAAACTCGATAAAGTGATGAACCTTTTAATATTATTACCATTTGCAGTGCCTCCCGTCGTTTCTTCTGTTGGTTTATTGCAACTATATGCAGGCAGTTCAATTCAGCTCATTGGGACGCCGTGGATATTAATTGCGACCTATTTCACTATCGCTTTGCCTTTTATGTATCGTGCTGTGGCAAATAGCTTTACTGCGATCAATTTGAAAGATTTGATCGATGCTGCCCACCTTTTAGGGGCAAGCACGACAAAAGCATTTCTATTAATCATTCTACCAAACTTAAAAAAAGGGTTACTTGCTTCGTTATTTTTGTCTTTTTCATTCCTGCTTGGCGAGTTTGTCTTTGCCAATATTTTGGTTGGAACGCGTTACGAAACGTTGCAAATCTACCTATATAACATGCGACAAACCAGTGGCCATTTTACATCCGCACTTGTGATGACCTATTTTGCCTTTATCTTTTTGTGCACTTGGCTCGCTAGTCGTTTAACCAGAGGAACCAATCAATGA
- a CDS encoding UTRA domain-containing protein has product MTNKLSKNIKEVLRDQISGKCWLPLQKIPSERELSELFSITRISVKSALDALEIEGLIYREDRRGWFVSPPRISYNPLSRCHFHQMIRDQQRVAKTQLLNVKSIMAPSAIANTLQRAELTEIHVIERLRYIDGRAVLYVENCLISDYFPDILTEDLAQSLTMLYEKKYGFINSQSDFDFIPTAAPEHVAQALNMRAGQQILKICRINYNQHHQVIDCEFEYWRPDAMMISIRNR; this is encoded by the coding sequence ATGACAAATAAGCTTTCGAAAAATATTAAAGAGGTCTTACGAGATCAAATTAGCGGTAAATGCTGGTTACCTTTACAAAAAATCCCATCAGAACGAGAGTTAAGTGAGCTTTTTTCAATCACTCGAATCAGTGTAAAAAGTGCACTGGATGCATTAGAGATTGAAGGATTGATTTATCGAGAAGATCGTCGAGGCTGGTTTGTTTCTCCCCCTAGAATTAGCTATAACCCACTATCAAGATGTCATTTTCATCAAATGATACGTGACCAACAACGTGTTGCTAAAACACAACTTTTAAACGTTAAAAGCATCATGGCCCCAAGTGCAATTGCAAACACCTTGCAACGCGCTGAGCTCACTGAAATTCATGTTATTGAACGCTTACGTTATATTGATGGGCGAGCAGTGCTATATGTTGAAAATTGTCTCATTAGTGACTATTTCCCAGATATATTAACTGAAGATCTCGCGCAATCATTAACCATGCTTTATGAAAAAAAATATGGATTTATAAATAGCCAATCTGACTTTGACTTTATTCCTACAGCAGCACCGGAACATGTTGCTCAAGCACTGAACATGCGGGCTGGGCAACAGATCTTAAAGATCTGCCGTATCAATTATAATCAGCACCATCAGGTCATTGATTGTGAATTTGAATATTGGCGCCCCGATGCCATGATGATCAGTATTAGAAACCGTTAA
- a CDS encoding EAL domain-containing protein, with protein MALINKNIWLAFYLVTIVWSVSLGLSCYSTYQRVYNEFISEQMSLTTMAKNSLQAAFKQYETILNIVASQLIKENQLTDQQAIKSLMEGTTNLDSTISGFALFNLDGTVHTSVPESTVAKEASLLSIQASQASFHNTLNSDSMIIGRTYFSHQLNELIIPFRLAIRDASGRASFVLSLAVSLDKGFDFFVHNANESGLYNTYLYRDTDRYFQLAPLDKIHDTNIYQYQISQSDIDKAIKHLATIIDTPYAQLKQDEVVIVNENKHPARQSLDASVYMKDYKLWLVTAVKFEQIQQNFIDKVSVLIAVHFFSIILIYLLFKNIAASEKKKTRELAFQANHDYLTHLYNRFYFDSYLASIKNNIEFSLIYLDIDHFKSINDSFGHLIGDQLLKSIATKINSIAAKEDLVIRANSDEFVLITFNKSRQQTEVICERLRITLDKPIRINEAEIMLSVSIGVSFYPQDSDNPQEIKRNADLAMDNAKKERNCTVFFNQVLLNAYLEQCNIENELKRALANQEFFMLYQPQVTASGKLVGVEALIRWKNEKLGMMPPDKFIPIAESLGMMDKIGNFVIERSLSDMSILQKRITIPFSLSINASVKQFNNIHFFKQLMQRIEQFDFATERLIIEVTESVLIEDVDSIKDLMKNLKEQGIRLSLDDFGTGYSSLSLLNNLPIDELKIDKSFVDNVINDKDTRAMINTIISLAKNKKMKTVAEGVECKEMLQALDKLDCDIYQGYYFSKPIDKHQLEQFALQHQNDI; from the coding sequence ATGGCACTCATTAACAAAAACATCTGGCTAGCATTTTATTTGGTGACAATAGTTTGGTCTGTCTCATTAGGCCTCTCTTGTTACAGCACTTATCAGCGAGTCTATAATGAGTTTATCAGCGAGCAGATGAGCTTAACCACCATGGCTAAAAACTCACTACAAGCTGCGTTTAAACAATATGAAACGATTCTTAATATTGTGGCCAGCCAGCTAATAAAAGAAAATCAATTAACCGATCAGCAGGCCATAAAATCATTAATGGAAGGAACGACTAACCTTGATTCAACAATCAGTGGTTTTGCGCTGTTTAATCTCGATGGAACTGTGCATACCAGTGTGCCTGAAAGTACCGTTGCAAAAGAAGCTTCACTATTAAGCATTCAAGCTAGCCAAGCATCATTTCATAACACCCTAAACTCAGATTCAATGATTATTGGTCGTACCTACTTTAGCCATCAGTTAAATGAACTCATTATCCCCTTTAGATTAGCCATTCGTGATGCAAGTGGAAGAGCAAGTTTCGTCTTATCTCTCGCAGTTAGTCTGGATAAAGGCTTTGATTTCTTTGTCCATAATGCCAACGAGAGTGGCTTATATAACACTTACCTATATCGCGATACAGATCGTTATTTTCAGCTTGCTCCTCTTGATAAAATACACGATACAAATATTTACCAATATCAAATATCGCAATCAGATATTGATAAAGCCATTAAACATTTAGCAACGATTATAGATACCCCTTACGCCCAGCTAAAGCAAGATGAAGTGGTTATTGTTAACGAGAATAAACACCCGGCTAGGCAGTCACTCGACGCCTCTGTTTATATGAAGGATTATAAATTGTGGTTAGTCACTGCAGTGAAATTTGAACAAATACAACAAAACTTTATAGACAAAGTCAGCGTACTTATTGCCGTCCATTTTTTCTCTATTATCTTAATTTACCTCCTGTTTAAAAATATCGCTGCCAGTGAAAAAAAGAAAACACGTGAGTTAGCTTTTCAAGCAAACCATGATTATTTAACACATCTATACAATCGATTTTATTTTGATAGCTACCTCGCCAGTATTAAAAATAATATCGAGTTTTCACTTATCTATTTAGATATTGACCATTTTAAAAGTATCAATGATAGCTTTGGCCATTTGATTGGCGATCAACTATTAAAAAGTATCGCGACAAAGATAAATTCGATTGCAGCAAAAGAGGATTTAGTGATTCGTGCCAACAGTGATGAGTTTGTACTTATTACGTTTAACAAAAGTCGCCAGCAAACAGAAGTTATTTGCGAACGATTACGTATCACGTTAGATAAACCAATACGCATTAATGAGGCAGAAATAATGCTCAGCGTAAGCATTGGCGTCTCATTTTATCCACAAGATAGCGATAATCCACAGGAGATTAAACGCAATGCAGATTTAGCAATGGATAACGCTAAAAAAGAGCGTAACTGCACGGTTTTCTTTAATCAGGTCTTACTTAATGCTTATTTAGAGCAATGCAATATAGAAAACGAACTAAAAAGAGCGCTGGCAAATCAAGAGTTTTTCATGCTCTATCAGCCTCAGGTTACGGCCAGTGGCAAACTAGTTGGTGTCGAAGCACTGATCCGTTGGAAAAATGAAAAGCTTGGCATGATGCCCCCTGATAAATTTATTCCTATTGCAGAATCGCTAGGCATGATGGATAAAATTGGTAATTTTGTCATCGAGCGTAGCCTTAGCGATATGAGCATACTTCAAAAACGTATCACTATTCCCTTTAGTCTGTCTATTAACGCATCGGTTAAACAATTCAACAACATTCATTTTTTCAAACAGTTAATGCAACGTATTGAGCAATTCGATTTTGCAACAGAAAGGCTAATAATTGAAGTCACAGAAAGCGTACTTATTGAGGATGTCGATAGCATAAAAGACTTAATGAAAAACCTAAAAGAGCAAGGAATTCGCCTTTCATTGGATGATTTTGGTACCGGTTACTCATCACTCAGTCTGTTAAATAACTTACCGATTGATGAATTAAAAATCGATAAGTCATTTGTTGATAATGTCATTAACGATAAAGACACACGTGCGATGATCAACACTATCATCTCCCTAGCTAAAAATAAAAAGATGAAAACGGTGGCAGAGGGGGTAGAGTGTAAAGAGATGTTACAGGCCTTAGATAAACTAGATTGCGATATTTACCAAGGCTATTATTTCTCTAAGCCGATTGATAAACATCAACTTGAGCAATTTGCTTTACAACATCAAAACGATATTTAA
- a CDS encoding ABC transporter substrate-binding protein → MKTFKATTALLALSIAHNVCASESIDSLIKAAQKEGQVYSVGMPDSWANWKDTWADLKQNYNIKHQDTDMSSAQEIAKFEAEKQNATADIGDVGFAFARVATKKGVTQPYKPTTWNEIPDWAKDKDGHWALAYTGTISFISNNNLVKNAPKTWADLLEGDYKVTVGDVGVASQANNAVLAAAYANGGNESNLKPAIEFFAKLAKQGRLSYTDPSVANLEKGEIEVAVMWDFNALNYRDSIDRSRFTVGIPQDGSVTSGYTTIINKYAKNANAAKLAREYIFSDAGQINLANGYARPIRTNVELPAETQAKLIANVQYKSAHPISDFAAWEKSARKLPRAWQENVLIHQQ, encoded by the coding sequence ATGAAAACTTTTAAAGCCACAACAGCACTACTTGCATTATCAATTGCTCATAATGTTTGTGCCTCGGAATCAATCGATTCACTGATTAAAGCTGCGCAAAAAGAGGGACAAGTATACAGTGTCGGTATGCCTGACAGTTGGGCAAACTGGAAAGATACATGGGCTGACTTGAAGCAAAATTATAATATCAAGCATCAAGATACTGACATGAGTTCTGCGCAAGAGATCGCAAAGTTTGAAGCTGAAAAACAAAACGCCACTGCTGATATTGGTGATGTGGGTTTTGCATTTGCGCGTGTTGCGACTAAAAAAGGAGTTACACAACCTTACAAACCAACGACTTGGAATGAGATACCAGATTGGGCAAAAGATAAAGATGGTCACTGGGCACTTGCTTATACTGGCACTATCTCTTTCATTTCGAATAATAATTTAGTTAAAAATGCACCTAAAACTTGGGCTGATTTATTAGAGGGCGATTACAAAGTAACCGTTGGCGATGTTGGCGTGGCTTCGCAAGCGAACAATGCAGTACTAGCCGCCGCTTATGCAAATGGTGGTAATGAATCGAATCTAAAACCAGCGATTGAATTTTTCGCAAAACTGGCCAAGCAAGGACGCCTTTCTTATACAGATCCAAGCGTTGCTAATCTAGAAAAAGGTGAGATCGAAGTAGCGGTAATGTGGGATTTTAATGCCCTTAACTATCGCGATAGTATCGATCGTTCGCGCTTTACTGTTGGTATTCCACAAGATGGTTCTGTGACCTCTGGTTATACGACAATTATTAACAAATACGCTAAAAATGCCAATGCTGCCAAATTAGCACGTGAATATATCTTCAGTGATGCAGGGCAGATTAACTTAGCCAATGGATATGCTCGTCCAATTCGTACTAATGTTGAACTACCTGCGGAAACACAAGCAAAGCTGATTGCCAATGTGCAATATAAATCTGCTCACCCAATCTCTGATTTTGCCGCATGGGAAAAATCGGCGCGTAAACTACCACGTGCATGGCAAGAAAATGTGCTTATCCATCAACAATAA
- the ahpC gene encoding alkyl hydroperoxide reductase subunit C gives MNMINTEIKPFNATAFKQGEFVEISEQDVKGKWSIFFFYPADFTFVCPTELGDVADHYEELQKRGVEVYSVSTDTHFTHKAWHDSSETIGKINYFMVGDQSGNLTNNFGVMREGQGLADRATFLVDPQGIIQAMEITAEGIGRDADDLLRKVKAAQYVAANPGEVCPAKWKEGEATLAPSLDLVGKI, from the coding sequence ATCAACATGATTAATACTGAAATTAAACCTTTCAACGCAACAGCTTTCAAACAGGGCGAGTTTGTAGAGATCTCTGAGCAAGATGTAAAAGGTAAATGGTCTATCTTTTTCTTCTACCCAGCTGATTTTACTTTTGTTTGTCCGACTGAATTAGGTGATGTCGCAGACCACTACGAAGAGTTACAAAAACGTGGTGTTGAAGTTTACTCAGTGTCTACTGACACGCACTTTACACACAAAGCATGGCACGACAGCTCTGAGACAATCGGCAAAATCAACTACTTCATGGTTGGCGATCAGTCAGGCAACCTAACGAACAACTTCGGTGTAATGCGTGAAGGTCAAGGTCTTGCAGACCGTGCAACGTTCTTAGTTGACCCACAAGGTATCATCCAAGCAATGGAAATTACCGCTGAAGGTATTGGCCGTGATGCAGACGACCTGTTGCGTAAAGTGAAAGCCGCACAATATGTGGCAGCAAATCCAGGCGAAGTTTGCCCAGCTAAGTGGAAAGAGGGCGAAGCAACACTCGCACCATCACTTGACCTCGTAGGTAAAATCTAA
- a CDS encoding ABC transporter permease subunit has protein sequence MNSKTISLATQVNNEPKQSSLLLILHQYKPALWLIPFALFFYLFQIAPMIWVFINSFIYEGNWSLENYQEIFDSTFILQSFSNSIWISFWSSLVGLMLAAFFVSSLRHLNNRLKEAIIAFTNMSSNFAGVPLAFAFIIILGTNGAVTLLLKQWGLIEDFNLYSRWGLLTLYTYFQIPLGILLLYPAFDALKKDAYEAALLLGSSPFKYWIKIGLPILSPALLGTFIILFANAIGAYASVYALTSGNYNMITIRVASLVSGDLFLEPNLAAAISVLLMLLLFFITAINQWLIARSCYAK, from the coding sequence GTGAACAGCAAAACAATTTCATTAGCGACACAAGTAAATAACGAGCCGAAACAATCGAGCTTGTTGTTAATACTCCATCAATATAAACCAGCATTGTGGCTTATCCCTTTTGCGTTGTTTTTTTATCTATTTCAAATTGCGCCAATGATATGGGTATTTATTAATAGCTTTATTTATGAAGGGAACTGGTCATTAGAGAACTACCAAGAAATCTTTGATTCAACGTTTATATTACAAAGCTTTAGTAACAGTATCTGGATCAGTTTTTGGTCAAGTTTAGTAGGGTTAATGCTAGCCGCTTTTTTTGTGTCATCACTTAGGCACCTGAATAATCGTTTAAAAGAAGCGATTATCGCCTTCACGAATATGAGTAGTAACTTTGCAGGTGTTCCTTTAGCTTTTGCTTTTATCATTATTTTAGGTACCAATGGCGCAGTCACTTTGCTATTAAAGCAATGGGGGCTTATTGAAGACTTTAACCTATACAGCCGTTGGGGGTTACTAACCCTATACACCTATTTTCAAATTCCACTGGGCATATTATTACTTTATCCAGCCTTTGATGCGCTGAAAAAAGATGCCTACGAAGCCGCTTTATTATTGGGGTCAAGCCCTTTTAAATATTGGATCAAAATAGGCTTACCAATTCTTTCTCCTGCATTGTTGGGTACTTTCATTATTTTGTTTGCTAACGCGATTGGTGCTTATGCCAGTGTTTATGCGTTGACCTCAGGTAATTACAACATGATAACCATTAGAGTCGCGAGTTTAGTCTCTGGCGATCTTTTTTTAGAGCCTAATTTAGCCGCCGCTATTTCAGTGCTATTGATGCTTCTACTTTTTTTTATTACAGCCATCAATCAATGGTTAATTGCGCGGAGTTGTTATGCAAAGTAG
- the ahpF gene encoding alkyl hydroperoxide reductase subunit F, with protein sequence MLDQNMKTQLKAYLQNLKTEVQLVLSLDESETATKLRDLANQIATLHDKVSVVEDAAASTRKPVMQVINPVKETAIGFAGLPMGHEFTSLVLALLHSGGHPMKLDQEVIAQIARLEGELNFEIFISLSCQNCPDVVQALNMMAAINPNIKTTMIDGAAFQDEVTQRNIMAVPSVYLNGEVFTQGRISLTEILNKVDSGAAEQQAEALKEKDPYEVLVVGGGPAGASAAIYAARKGIRTGVVAERFGGQVMDTMGIENFISVKATEGPKLAAALEEHVKEYDVDLINEQRADSIVSAEKTEDGYIHVSLESGATLKSRSVILSTGARWREMNVPGEQEYRNKGVAYCPHCDGPLFKGKKVAVIGGGNSGIEAAIDLAGIVEHVTVLEFADTLRADQVLVDKANSMANIDIIKQAQTTEVIGDGTRVTALNYTDRASGEAKQLQLAGIFVQIGLIPNSDFLKSSEVTLSAHGEIEVNAKGETSVPGIFAAGDVTTVPYKQIIIAMGEGSKASLSAFDYLIRTPL encoded by the coding sequence ATGTTAGACCAAAACATGAAAACGCAACTTAAAGCCTACTTACAAAACCTTAAAACAGAGGTGCAACTTGTTCTTAGCTTAGATGAAAGCGAAACAGCAACAAAATTACGCGACTTAGCCAATCAGATAGCGACATTACACGACAAAGTGAGTGTCGTTGAAGATGCAGCGGCGAGCACACGTAAACCAGTTATGCAGGTCATCAACCCTGTTAAAGAAACCGCAATTGGTTTTGCTGGATTACCGATGGGGCATGAGTTCACTTCATTAGTGCTAGCACTGCTTCACAGTGGCGGGCACCCAATGAAACTGGACCAAGAAGTGATTGCTCAGATCGCTCGTCTTGAAGGTGAATTGAACTTTGAAATATTCATTTCGCTTAGCTGTCAGAACTGCCCAGATGTCGTACAGGCATTAAATATGATGGCTGCCATCAACCCGAATATTAAAACAACCATGATTGATGGAGCGGCTTTTCAAGATGAAGTGACGCAACGTAACATTATGGCTGTACCTAGCGTGTACCTTAATGGAGAAGTCTTTACGCAAGGGCGTATCTCATTAACAGAGATCTTAAACAAAGTTGATAGTGGTGCTGCTGAGCAACAAGCTGAAGCACTTAAAGAGAAAGACCCATATGAAGTACTCGTCGTTGGCGGTGGTCCAGCTGGTGCGTCTGCTGCCATTTATGCAGCCCGTAAAGGGATACGTACAGGTGTTGTGGCTGAGCGCTTTGGTGGGCAAGTGATGGACACCATGGGCATCGAAAACTTTATATCAGTCAAAGCCACTGAAGGACCTAAACTCGCAGCCGCTTTAGAAGAACATGTCAAAGAGTATGATGTTGATCTTATTAACGAACAACGTGCAGACAGCATCGTTAGCGCTGAAAAAACAGAGGATGGCTACATTCATGTATCCCTTGAAAGTGGTGCAACTTTAAAAAGCCGTAGCGTCATATTATCAACCGGTGCACGCTGGAGAGAGATGAATGTACCCGGTGAGCAAGAATACCGAAATAAAGGGGTCGCATATTGCCCGCACTGCGATGGCCCATTATTTAAAGGTAAAAAAGTCGCAGTAATTGGTGGCGGTAATTCCGGCATTGAAGCAGCTATTGATCTCGCAGGTATTGTTGAACACGTCACCGTTCTAGAGTTTGCCGACACATTACGTGCTGACCAAGTTTTGGTGGATAAAGCGAATAGCATGGCTAATATCGATATTATTAAACAGGCACAAACAACTGAAGTGATTGGCGATGGTACACGCGTTACTGCACTTAACTACACAGATAGAGCGAGCGGAGAAGCGAAACAGTTACAATTAGCAGGTATTTTTGTGCAAATTGGCTTGATACCTAACAGCGATTTCTTAAAAAGCAGTGAAGTTACATTGTCTGCACACGGTGAAATCGAAGTAAATGCTAAGGGAGAAACATCAGTACCGGGCATATTTGCAGCTGGCGATGTCACTACAGTGCCTTATAAACAGATAATTATTGCCATGGGCGAAGGCTCTAAAGCTAGCTTAAGCGCATTTGATTATTTAATCCGTACTCCGCTGTAA